In Micromonospora purpureochromogenes, a single window of DNA contains:
- a CDS encoding LLM class flavin-dependent oxidoreductase, with product MSDYGHPLLFGSFTTPASDDPAGTVALAVLAEQVGLDLVTFQDHPYQPKLLDTWTLLSYVAARTSTVGLSANVTNLPLRPPAVLARSVASLDLLSGGRVRLGLGAGAFWDAIEAMGGRRLTPAQGVRALEEAIDVIRQLWDADGRGGVRVDGEFHRVHGAKRGPAPAHPVPIWLGAYKPRMLALTGRRADGWLPSLGYLQPDDLTTGNRIIDDAAEQAGRSPRDVRRLLNITGRFGAVGRGPLDGPAEQWAEELADLALSEGVSVFILGSDDPDDLRRFAAEVAPGVRELIAADRH from the coding sequence ATGAGCGACTACGGTCACCCGCTGCTCTTCGGATCGTTCACCACACCGGCGAGCGACGACCCGGCGGGCACCGTCGCTCTCGCCGTCCTGGCCGAGCAGGTCGGGCTGGACCTGGTCACCTTCCAGGACCATCCGTACCAGCCGAAGTTGCTCGACACCTGGACCCTGCTGAGCTACGTCGCCGCGCGGACCAGCACGGTGGGCCTGTCGGCGAACGTGACGAACCTTCCGCTGCGCCCGCCGGCGGTCCTCGCGCGCAGCGTGGCGAGCCTCGACCTGCTCAGCGGCGGCCGGGTCCGGCTGGGCCTGGGGGCGGGCGCGTTCTGGGACGCCATCGAGGCGATGGGCGGCCGCCGGCTCACCCCGGCCCAGGGGGTGCGGGCCCTGGAGGAGGCCATCGACGTCATCCGGCAACTGTGGGACGCCGACGGGCGCGGCGGCGTGCGGGTCGACGGCGAGTTCCATCGGGTGCACGGCGCCAAGCGCGGCCCGGCCCCCGCCCACCCGGTGCCGATCTGGCTGGGCGCCTACAAACCCCGGATGCTCGCGCTCACCGGCCGGCGGGCCGACGGCTGGCTCCCGTCGCTGGGCTACCTGCAACCCGACGACCTGACCACCGGCAACCGGATCATCGACGACGCCGCCGAGCAGGCCGGCCGGTCGCCCCGGGACGTCCGGCGGCTGCTCAACATCACCGGACGGTTCGGCGCGGTCGGTCGCGGCCCGCTGGACGGGCCCGCGGAGCAGTGGGCCGAGGAACTGGCGGACCTGGCACTGAGCGAGGGCGTCAGCGTCTTCATCCTCGGCAGCGACGACCCCGACGACCTGCGCCGATTCGCCGCCGAGGTGGCGCCCGGCGTACGCGAGCTGATCGCCGCC
- the wrbA gene encoding NAD(P)H:quinone oxidoreductase has product MDGQVKVAVVYYSATGITYQMAQAACEAAGEAGAEVRLRKVRELAPDEAIRSNSGWQAHHLETQDVPEAQLDDLSWADVIIFGSPTRYGMIAAQLKQFIDTTGPLWSQGALVDKVYSAFTSTATSHGGQESTLLSLFTIFYHWGGLVVTPGYTDPSQFAAGNPYGASHTSNNGETAPDQLALGATALTAKRAVRIGAAVKRGLAAG; this is encoded by the coding sequence ATGGACGGCCAGGTCAAGGTAGCGGTGGTCTACTACAGCGCGACCGGCATCACCTACCAGATGGCGCAGGCGGCCTGCGAGGCGGCCGGCGAGGCCGGCGCCGAGGTGCGCCTGCGCAAGGTACGCGAGCTGGCGCCCGACGAGGCGATCCGCTCCAACTCGGGCTGGCAGGCCCACCACCTGGAGACGCAGGACGTCCCCGAGGCCCAGCTCGACGATCTGTCCTGGGCCGACGTGATCATCTTCGGCTCGCCCACCCGCTACGGCATGATCGCCGCCCAGCTCAAGCAGTTCATCGACACCACCGGCCCGCTCTGGTCGCAGGGCGCCCTGGTGGACAAGGTCTACAGCGCCTTCACCTCCACCGCGACCTCGCACGGCGGGCAGGAGTCCACCCTGCTGTCGCTGTTCACGATCTTCTACCACTGGGGCGGGCTCGTGGTGACCCCCGGCTACACCGACCCGAGCCAGTTCGCCGCGGGCAACCCGTACGGCGCCTCGCACACCAGCAACAACGGGGAGACTGCCCCGGACCAGCTGGCGTTGGGCGCGACCGCCCTGACCGCCAAGCGGGCGGTGCGCATCGGCGCCGCGGTCAAGCGCGGCCTGGCCGCCGGCTGA
- a CDS encoding anthranilate synthase family protein: MNRPHDLLAALAHDADPGPFALVRREGAAHLDLFTGTVRTADRLVDLPLPDGAAGPRTLALVPYRQIAERGFECVDDGTPLEYLEIAGHAPIALADALAALPQAPVVTTGAAFDVADEEYAGTVERVLTEEIGRGEGANFVIHRTLRATVQGSPLRAGLAALRRLLLAERGAYWTFLVYTGHRILVGASPERHVSVDDGLVMMNPISGTFRHAGATPDRAALLRFLRDPKEVEELYMVLDEELKMMATVAEHGGQVVGPYLKEMAHLAHTEYLLAGRGSKDVREVLRETMFAPTVTGSPMENACRVIARHERSGRRYYSGVLALLGRDSQGRQTLDAPILIRTAEISPAGELRVPVGATLVRHSTAAGEVAETHAKAAGVLAALGLAPQAPATDPTRAVRLADDPEVRAVLAARNTPLARFWLEERVPGTTRLAGLAGRRALIVDGEDTFTGMLAHQLGALGLDVDVRPWQRAAPLDGYDLVVVGPGPGDPGAITEPKMAALRALLADRLAAGLPTLAVCLGHQLLAGLLGLPLHRREAPYQGLQRDVRVFGTSRRVGFYSTFTALADRDRLGTRYGPVEVSRDPADGAVHALRGPGFAGVQFHPESVLSRDGLAVLADLLGHLLARPALIAHGPADRG, translated from the coding sequence ATGAACCGCCCGCACGACCTGCTCGCCGCCCTCGCGCACGACGCCGACCCCGGCCCGTTCGCGCTCGTCCGTCGCGAGGGCGCCGCGCACCTCGACCTCTTCACGGGTACGGTCCGCACCGCCGACCGGCTCGTCGACCTGCCGCTGCCGGACGGGGCGGCCGGCCCCCGCACGCTGGCCCTGGTGCCGTACCGGCAGATCGCCGAGCGGGGCTTCGAGTGCGTCGACGACGGCACGCCGCTGGAATACCTGGAGATAGCCGGGCACGCGCCGATCGCCCTGGCCGACGCGCTCGCCGCGCTCCCGCAGGCCCCGGTGGTCACCACGGGCGCCGCCTTCGACGTCGCCGACGAGGAGTACGCCGGCACCGTCGAACGGGTGCTGACCGAGGAGATCGGCCGCGGCGAGGGCGCCAACTTCGTCATCCACCGCACGCTGCGGGCGACGGTGCAGGGATCGCCGCTGCGGGCGGGGCTGGCGGCGCTGCGCCGGCTGCTGCTCGCCGAGCGGGGCGCGTACTGGACGTTCCTGGTGTACACCGGGCACCGGATCCTGGTCGGCGCAAGCCCGGAGCGGCACGTCAGCGTCGACGACGGGCTGGTGATGATGAACCCGATCAGCGGCACCTTCCGGCACGCCGGCGCGACCCCGGACCGCGCCGCCCTGCTGCGCTTCCTCCGCGACCCCAAGGAGGTCGAGGAGCTGTACATGGTGCTCGACGAGGAGCTGAAGATGATGGCCACGGTCGCCGAGCACGGCGGCCAGGTGGTCGGGCCGTACCTGAAGGAGATGGCGCACCTCGCGCACACCGAGTACCTGCTCGCCGGACGCGGCTCGAAGGACGTCCGGGAGGTGCTGCGGGAGACGATGTTCGCCCCGACGGTCACCGGCAGTCCGATGGAGAACGCCTGCCGGGTGATCGCCCGGCACGAGCGCTCCGGACGGCGCTACTACTCCGGCGTGTTGGCCCTGCTGGGGCGCGACAGCCAGGGACGGCAGACGCTGGACGCGCCGATCCTGATCCGGACGGCGGAGATCTCCCCCGCCGGTGAGCTGCGGGTGCCGGTCGGGGCGACCCTGGTGCGGCACTCCACCGCCGCCGGCGAGGTCGCCGAGACGCACGCCAAGGCGGCCGGCGTGCTCGCCGCGCTGGGGCTGGCTCCGCAGGCGCCGGCCACCGACCCCACCCGGGCGGTACGCCTCGCCGACGACCCCGAGGTGCGGGCGGTGCTAGCCGCACGGAACACGCCACTGGCCCGGTTCTGGCTCGAGGAGCGGGTGCCCGGAACGACCAGGCTGGCCGGGCTGGCCGGCCGGCGGGCGCTGATCGTGGACGGTGAGGACACCTTCACCGGGATGCTCGCCCACCAGCTCGGCGCCCTGGGTCTCGACGTGGACGTGCGGCCGTGGCAACGGGCGGCCCCGCTCGACGGGTACGACCTGGTGGTGGTGGGGCCCGGGCCGGGCGACCCGGGCGCGATCACCGAGCCGAAGATGGCGGCGCTGCGGGCGCTGCTGGCCGACCGGCTCGCCGCCGGCCTGCCCACGCTGGCGGTCTGCCTCGGCCACCAGCTGCTCGCCGGCCTGCTGGGGTTGCCGCTGCACCGACGGGAGGCGCCGTACCAGGGACTGCAGCGCGACGTGCGGGTCTTCGGCACGTCCCGGCGGGTGGGCTTCTACTCCACCTTCACCGCCCTGGCCGACCGCGACCGGCTCGGCACCCGGTACGGGCCGGTGGAGGTGTCCCGTGACCCGGCCGACGGGGCGGTGCACGCGCTGCGCGGCCCCGGTTTCGCCGGGGTGCAGTTCCACCCGGAGTCGGTGCTCAGCCGGGACGGGCTGGCCGTCCTGGCGGACCTGCTCGGGCACCTGCTGGCCCGTCCGGCGCTGATCGCGCATGGACCGGCCGATCGCGGGTAG
- a CDS encoding FGGY family carbohydrate kinase, whose translation MNILALDLGTSSVRGLVLDADAEPRPGALARRKVHVDIGDRGSGTLDPAQYLACLVECLDELAAAGHLRDVHLVAVSAQWHSVLPLDPAGAPLGPVLTWLDTRAMAPPGNGGPADPDAYHRRIGGWWHRGYWPLRLPWLRARCDTPIARFAGLAEYVLGQLLDTAPMSVSMASGTGLLDLRTLTWDAEACELAGVRPGELPELAPTGWSGRLRAEHARRWPQLADVAWSVPVGDGAASNVGSGCVDGRRAAVTVGTSAAVRLLHRLPAGEPLPPLPEELWRYRVDHEYVVTGAAYSSGGNLYTWAKRELRLPESRELHAALARVPLDGGAVTADPRLGGDRPPGFAPAGSGGLRGLSFSTTGVEILAGLMASLCRMVADDLTVLESTVETPMEVVLGGGAMAASAWWRSAFATALAPRPVRHRAEPEIGAIGAALVALGRVPEAGRLAMTDPLDEGHAPQRSGAAS comes from the coding sequence ATGAACATTCTCGCTCTCGACCTCGGCACCTCCTCGGTACGCGGGCTCGTGCTCGACGCCGACGCGGAGCCGCGGCCGGGTGCGCTGGCGCGGCGCAAGGTGCACGTGGACATCGGCGACCGGGGCTCGGGCACCCTCGACCCCGCGCAATACCTGGCCTGCCTGGTCGAGTGCCTGGACGAGCTCGCCGCCGCCGGGCACCTGCGCGACGTGCACCTGGTCGCGGTCTCGGCGCAGTGGCACTCGGTGCTGCCGCTCGACCCCGCGGGCGCGCCGCTCGGGCCGGTCCTGACCTGGCTGGACACCCGCGCCATGGCGCCCCCCGGCAACGGCGGCCCGGCCGATCCCGACGCCTACCACCGACGGATCGGCGGGTGGTGGCACCGGGGCTACTGGCCGCTCCGGCTGCCCTGGCTCCGGGCGCGGTGCGACACCCCGATCGCCCGGTTCGCCGGCCTGGCCGAGTACGTCCTCGGCCAGCTGCTCGACACCGCGCCGATGTCGGTCTCCATGGCCTCCGGTACCGGACTGCTCGACCTGCGCACGCTGACCTGGGACGCCGAAGCCTGCGAGCTGGCCGGGGTCCGCCCGGGCGAGCTGCCCGAGCTGGCGCCGACGGGGTGGAGCGGGCGACTGCGCGCGGAGCACGCCCGTCGGTGGCCGCAGCTGGCCGACGTCGCCTGGTCCGTCCCGGTCGGTGACGGGGCCGCCTCCAACGTGGGCTCCGGTTGCGTGGACGGGCGGCGTGCGGCGGTGACCGTGGGCACCTCCGCGGCGGTCCGGCTGCTGCATCGGCTGCCGGCCGGTGAGCCGCTGCCGCCGCTGCCCGAGGAACTCTGGCGTTACCGGGTGGACCACGAGTACGTGGTGACCGGGGCGGCCTACTCCAGCGGGGGCAACCTGTACACCTGGGCGAAGCGGGAGTTGCGGCTGCCCGAGAGCCGGGAGCTGCATGCCGCGCTGGCCCGCGTGCCGCTGGACGGCGGCGCGGTGACGGCCGACCCCCGCCTGGGCGGCGACCGGCCACCCGGCTTCGCTCCGGCCGGTTCCGGCGGGCTGCGCGGGCTCAGCTTCTCCACCACCGGCGTGGAGATCCTGGCCGGACTGATGGCCAGCCTGTGCCGGATGGTGGCCGACGATCTGACCGTGCTGGAGTCCACCGTCGAGACGCCGATGGAGGTGGTGCTGGGTGGGGGAGCGATGGCGGCCTCCGCCTGGTGGCGCTCGGCGTTCGCCACGGCGCTGGCACCCCGCCCGGTGCGGCACCGCGCCGAGCCGGAGATCGGGGCGATCGGCGCGGCGCTGGTGGCGCTGGGCCGGGTGCCCGAGGCGGGGCGGCTGGCGATGACCGACCCGCTCGACGAGGGACACGCGCCGCAGCGCTCCGGCGCCGCTTCCTGA
- a CDS encoding sensor histidine kinase — protein sequence MGAGPDPRQGEQGGRSRGGVRVVPHRRRSPFRLRDWRMRTKLATVLVIPSVAFLVLAGVQTAALVGQTTALSDFARQVGIGRQITTVVDRLQQERDRSAGELAELRRAGSEADREAAISALRPLQAATDQAVSELRGAAQPLADADASWRVAYGEALEAYDQVVYIRAAVPPAVLNSDTILSNYHRAIEALLNLLAEPSPGEQQPVLTDAVLRYVQLARVKELSSRIRGQLYAAARAGRYDLDDQVTLTDLRAQQLAALGAFRVAATNDQVRLYDRTSVDPAFVAAMKLEEKSLPTGGAGAEVLPAPQWWAASEQRQELLRQLEARVLDDAVTRADTVSGDRLRTTLLVVGGIVVVLGLAVLLALLIGRSIANSLQRLRGQALRIAQVELPYALDRLRSVQGGVPAIDVPPPVVRSSDEIGELAEAFVAVHRSAVSVAMEQAETRRTVNAMFVNLARRSQVLVERQLELLDDLEREEADPDQLENLFKLDHLAARMRRNDESLLVLAGTESTRRWNRPVGLGAVLLAASAEIEQYQRVRRESVADLYLVGHAVGELVHLLAELLENATAFSRPDTVVRAGARVEGGGAVVEIVDQGLGMSPAALEQANILLASPPAADVAASERMGLFVVSHLAARHGIRVRLSGGAQGLVARIDLPAALLAAAPPAELDAPVSPRMLTTAVAGATRPGGPRRPAGAPAPTELPVAGRRPDPAPVVPAQGRPVPVRAEDVLSPATDGPAAGGGWWSRQGPASSAAVPAGDVTPAPPATPVIGGTNERGLPVRVPMAQLSAVTEPARPEVAPARDDPDPEAVGGMLSRLYSGVRRAEAEETREIILPPSGGHSEGGRQ from the coding sequence GTGGGCGCAGGTCCCGACCCGAGGCAGGGCGAGCAGGGTGGTCGGAGCCGGGGGGGCGTCCGGGTCGTACCGCACCGGCGGCGCTCGCCGTTCCGGCTGCGCGACTGGCGGATGCGCACCAAGCTCGCCACCGTGCTGGTCATCCCGTCGGTGGCCTTCCTGGTGCTGGCCGGCGTGCAGACCGCGGCGCTGGTCGGGCAGACCACCGCGCTGAGCGACTTCGCCCGGCAGGTCGGCATCGGCCGGCAGATCACCACCGTGGTGGACCGGCTCCAGCAGGAGCGGGACCGCTCCGCCGGGGAGCTGGCCGAGCTGCGCCGGGCCGGGAGCGAGGCCGACCGGGAGGCGGCGATCAGCGCGCTGCGGCCGTTGCAGGCGGCCACCGACCAGGCCGTCAGCGAGCTGCGCGGGGCCGCGCAGCCGCTGGCCGACGCCGACGCGTCTTGGCGGGTGGCGTACGGCGAGGCGCTGGAGGCGTACGACCAGGTGGTCTACATCCGGGCCGCGGTGCCGCCGGCGGTGCTCAACAGCGACACCATCCTGAGCAACTACCACCGGGCCATCGAGGCGCTGCTCAACCTGCTGGCGGAGCCCTCGCCGGGGGAGCAGCAGCCCGTGCTCACCGACGCCGTGCTGCGGTACGTGCAGCTCGCCCGGGTCAAGGAGCTGTCGTCGCGGATCCGCGGGCAGCTCTACGCCGCCGCCCGGGCCGGCCGCTACGACCTGGACGACCAGGTGACCCTCACCGACCTGCGGGCGCAGCAGCTGGCCGCGCTCGGCGCGTTCCGGGTCGCCGCCACCAACGATCAGGTCCGGCTCTACGACCGGACCTCGGTCGATCCGGCGTTCGTCGCGGCGATGAAGCTGGAGGAGAAGAGCCTGCCCACCGGCGGTGCCGGCGCGGAGGTACTGCCCGCGCCGCAGTGGTGGGCCGCCAGCGAGCAGCGGCAGGAGCTGCTGCGCCAGCTGGAGGCGCGGGTGCTGGACGACGCGGTGACCCGGGCCGACACGGTCAGCGGCGACCGGCTGCGCACCACCCTGCTGGTGGTCGGCGGCATCGTGGTGGTGCTCGGGCTGGCCGTGCTGCTCGCCCTGCTCATCGGCCGGTCCATCGCCAACTCCCTGCAGCGCCTGCGCGGGCAGGCGCTGCGGATCGCCCAGGTCGAGCTGCCGTACGCGCTGGACCGGCTCCGCTCGGTGCAGGGCGGCGTGCCCGCCATCGACGTGCCGCCCCCGGTCGTCCGTTCCTCCGACGAGATCGGCGAGCTGGCCGAGGCGTTCGTCGCAGTGCACCGCAGCGCGGTCAGCGTCGCGATGGAGCAGGCGGAGACGCGGCGCACCGTCAACGCGATGTTCGTCAACCTGGCCCGACGCAGCCAGGTGCTGGTGGAGCGGCAGCTGGAGCTGCTCGACGACCTGGAACGGGAGGAGGCCGACCCGGACCAGCTGGAGAACCTGTTCAAGCTGGACCACCTGGCCGCCCGGATGCGCCGTAACGACGAGAGCCTGCTGGTGCTGGCCGGCACGGAGTCCACCCGGCGGTGGAACCGCCCGGTCGGTCTCGGCGCGGTGCTGCTGGCCGCCAGCGCCGAGATCGAGCAGTACCAGCGGGTCCGCCGCGAGTCGGTGGCCGACCTGTACCTGGTCGGGCACGCCGTCGGCGAGCTGGTGCACCTGCTGGCCGAGCTGCTGGAGAACGCCACCGCCTTCTCCCGGCCCGACACTGTGGTGCGGGCGGGCGCCCGGGTCGAGGGCGGCGGCGCGGTGGTGGAGATCGTCGACCAGGGGTTGGGGATGAGCCCGGCGGCGCTGGAACAGGCCAACATCCTGCTGGCCTCCCCGCCGGCCGCCGACGTGGCCGCCTCGGAGCGGATGGGCCTGTTCGTGGTCAGCCACCTCGCCGCCCGGCACGGCATCCGGGTACGCCTCAGCGGTGGCGCCCAGGGCCTGGTCGCCCGGATCGACCTGCCCGCCGCGCTGCTGGCCGCCGCGCCCCCGGCGGAGCTGGACGCGCCGGTCTCACCCCGGATGCTGACCACGGCGGTCGCCGGCGCGACCCGACCCGGCGGGCCGCGACGCCCGGCCGGTGCGCCGGCGCCGACGGAGCTGCCGGTGGCCGGCCGTCGTCCCGACCCGGCTCCGGTGGTGCCCGCCCAGGGGCGGCCGGTGCCGGTCCGCGCCGAGGACGTCCTGTCGCCGGCCACGGACGGCCCGGCGGCCGGTGGCGGCTGGTGGTCCCGCCAGGGGCCGGCATCGTCCGCGGCGGTGCCGGCGGGTGATGTGACGCCCGCGCCGCCCGCGACGCCTGTCATCGGGGGCACCAACGAGCGGGGCCTCCCGGTTCGGGTGCCGATGGCTCAGCTCTCCGCGGTCACCGAGCCGGCCCGTCCGGAGGTTGCGCCCGCACGGGACGACCCGGACCCGGAGGCGGTCGGTGGGATGCTGTCGCGGCTGTACAGCGGGGTCCGCCGGGCCGAGGCCGAGGAGACCCGGGAGATAATTTTGCCGCCGTCGGGTGGGCACAGCGAAGGGGGACGACAGTGA
- a CDS encoding roadblock/LC7 domain-containing protein encodes MTTTLSQEARDLSWLVNAFAERVPGVAHAVVVSSDGLLVAISAHLPRDHADKLAAVTSGLMSITAGAAQMFDGDIVKQTVVEMGRGYFLVMQIRDGSILATLAASDADIGVVGYEMARLAKQAGEMLTPALRAELQQALPR; translated from the coding sequence GTGACGACGACCTTGAGCCAGGAGGCGCGGGACCTCAGCTGGCTGGTCAACGCGTTCGCGGAGCGGGTGCCGGGGGTGGCCCACGCCGTGGTGGTCTCCTCCGACGGGCTGCTGGTCGCGATCTCGGCGCACCTGCCCCGCGACCACGCCGACAAGCTCGCCGCAGTGACCTCCGGCCTGATGAGCATCACCGCGGGAGCGGCCCAGATGTTCGACGGCGACATCGTCAAGCAGACGGTCGTCGAGATGGGGCGCGGCTACTTCCTGGTGATGCAGATCCGCGACGGCTCGATCCTCGCCACGCTGGCCGCGTCGGACGCCGACATCGGCGTGGTGGGCTACGAGATGGCCCGGCTGGCCAAGCAGGCCGGTGAGATGCTCACCCCGGCGCTGCGCGCCGAGTTGCAGCAGGCGCTGCCCCGCTGA
- a CDS encoding GH1 family beta-glucosidase — protein sequence MSILTRRRLLHRAALSATAGAGLSPVGAAVAGAAAAVTAGCDTPPDGDPTATPGAGTLRFPRDFGWGAATSAYQIEGAAKEDGRGESIWDTFSRTPGRTRNGDTGDVAADHYHRWSEDLDLMRDLGLRSYRFSVSWPRIQADGTGRPNQRGLDFYRRLVDGLHERGIAPMVTLFHWDLPQSLQDAGGWENRDTAYRFADYADAVFRGLGDQVPVWLTVNEPKTVVQNGYLWGHHAPGRQDPDAAYLVAHHLQLAHGLAVRALRANGSTARIGPAFNLHPCYPADDTPAAAAATRLYDGYENRLYLDSVLTGSYPADVLADLGEESRLVRGIADGDLEIISSPVDLLAVQYYTPIYVTADGGTVQRWATSEAEWQQIYPEGMYDILTRVTRDYGPVPITVTENGLPCPDVLGADGTVDDAGRIAFLRDHFAAAHRAIAAGVPLESYHVWSLLDNFEWAEGYDQRWGLVYVDYATQRRIPKRSAHWYQRLISDNGL from the coding sequence ATGTCGATACTCACCCGACGGCGACTGCTCCACCGCGCCGCGCTCTCCGCCACCGCCGGCGCCGGGCTCTCCCCGGTCGGGGCCGCCGTGGCCGGCGCGGCCGCCGCCGTGACGGCCGGCTGCGACACCCCGCCGGACGGGGACCCGACCGCCACCCCCGGCGCGGGCACCCTGCGCTTCCCGCGCGACTTCGGCTGGGGCGCGGCCACCTCGGCCTACCAGATCGAGGGCGCCGCCAAGGAGGACGGGCGCGGCGAGTCGATCTGGGACACCTTCAGCCGTACCCCGGGGCGGACCCGCAACGGCGACACCGGCGACGTGGCAGCGGACCACTATCACCGCTGGTCCGAGGACCTGGACCTGATGCGCGACCTCGGCCTGCGCAGCTACCGCTTCTCCGTCTCCTGGCCCCGCATCCAGGCCGACGGCACCGGCCGACCCAACCAGCGCGGCCTCGACTTCTACCGCCGGCTCGTCGACGGCCTGCACGAGCGCGGCATCGCGCCCATGGTCACCCTCTTCCACTGGGACCTGCCCCAGTCGTTGCAGGACGCCGGCGGCTGGGAGAACCGGGACACCGCGTACCGCTTCGCCGACTACGCCGACGCCGTGTTCCGGGGCCTGGGCGACCAGGTGCCGGTGTGGCTGACCGTCAACGAGCCGAAGACCGTGGTGCAGAACGGCTACCTCTGGGGCCACCACGCCCCGGGCCGGCAGGATCCGGACGCCGCGTACCTGGTCGCCCACCACCTGCAGCTCGCGCACGGCCTGGCGGTACGCGCCCTGCGCGCCAACGGCTCCACCGCGCGGATCGGGCCGGCGTTCAACCTGCACCCCTGCTACCCGGCCGACGACACCCCGGCCGCGGCGGCCGCGACCCGGCTCTACGACGGGTACGAGAACCGGCTGTACCTGGACTCCGTCCTCACCGGTTCGTACCCGGCCGACGTGCTGGCCGACCTCGGCGAGGAGAGCCGGCTGGTCCGGGGCATCGCCGACGGCGACCTGGAGATCATCTCCAGCCCGGTCGACCTGCTGGCCGTGCAGTACTACACGCCGATCTACGTCACCGCCGACGGCGGCACCGTGCAGCGCTGGGCCACCTCCGAGGCGGAGTGGCAGCAGATCTACCCCGAGGGGATGTACGACATCCTGACCCGGGTCACCCGCGACTACGGCCCCGTCCCGATCACCGTCACCGAGAACGGGCTGCCCTGCCCGGACGTCCTGGGCGCCGACGGCACCGTCGACGACGCCGGCCGGATCGCCTTCCTGCGGGACCACTTCGCCGCCGCGCACCGCGCGATCGCCGCCGGCGTGCCGCTGGAGAGCTACCACGTCTGGTCGCTGCTGGACAACTTCGAGTGGGCCGAGGGCTACGACCAGCGCTGGGGACTGGTCTACGTGGACTACGCCACCCAGCGCCGCATCCCCAAGCGCAGCGCCCACTGGTACCAGCGGCTCATCAGCGACAACGGCCTCTGA